In Epilithonimonas zeae, a single window of DNA contains:
- a CDS encoding helix-turn-helix domain-containing protein, which produces MDKFSFLEITACIGIFVILFLALFLLTVKTKHKLGNRLFAFFLIGNAIDALKFLMREFPVNYINLEAFRWSFVYLVPALFYLYALSVCYSNFRLKKKHVLHAIPFVAYNLYLMWGIYFVDRPSKIQFINGMNDMPLMQFFQFLFEFMFQVYFIASFLVIRKSKTVYLQNYTNPNISVLNALHKITILYYFLHFIVLVRWLVTFIFGSGEIRVWVVTLDGFAFLICTCWYLFIALNNPEFFRGVNSQLKVIEEIIPKQKSSPIVDDEKNRQIESLKDFMIKNEPYLDSSLTIQDLAEQVKMPVKDLSALINLYMNKHFFDFINEYRIEKAKEILKDSSQKDLTILEILYQVGFNSKSSFSTSFKKHTGKTPTEFRKNSF; this is translated from the coding sequence ATGGATAAGTTCAGCTTTTTAGAAATCACTGCTTGCATTGGAATTTTCGTCATTCTATTTCTTGCCTTGTTTTTGCTGACTGTGAAAACGAAACATAAATTAGGAAACCGACTTTTCGCTTTTTTTCTTATCGGAAATGCCATAGATGCATTAAAATTTTTGATGCGAGAATTTCCGGTTAATTATATCAATCTCGAGGCATTTCGGTGGAGTTTTGTGTATTTGGTTCCGGCATTGTTTTACCTTTATGCATTATCCGTCTGCTATTCTAATTTCCGTTTAAAAAAGAAACATGTATTGCATGCAATTCCATTCGTTGCGTACAATTTGTATCTGATGTGGGGAATTTATTTTGTAGACAGACCTTCTAAAATACAGTTTATTAACGGCATGAATGATATGCCTTTGATGCAGTTTTTTCAGTTTCTTTTTGAATTTATGTTTCAAGTTTATTTCATCGCGTCATTTTTGGTGATTAGAAAATCTAAAACGGTTTATCTTCAAAATTATACGAATCCAAATATTTCTGTACTCAATGCCCTACATAAAATAACAATTCTCTACTACTTTTTGCATTTCATAGTTCTTGTAAGATGGTTGGTCACTTTTATCTTTGGTTCAGGCGAAATTCGGGTATGGGTTGTAACACTTGATGGGTTTGCATTTTTAATTTGTACTTGTTGGTATTTATTTATTGCACTAAACAATCCGGAATTTTTTCGAGGTGTAAATTCACAGTTAAAAGTTATTGAAGAAATTATCCCGAAACAAAAGTCTTCTCCTATAGTTGATGACGAAAAAAATAGACAAATAGAATCTTTAAAAGATTTTATGATTAAAAACGAGCCTTATCTGGATTCATCGTTGACGATTCAGGATTTGGCAGAGCAGGTGAAAATGCCGGTTAAAGATTTATCGGCTTTGATTAATCTGTATATGAACAAACATTTTTTTGATTTCATTAATGAATATCGAATCGAAAAAGCGAAAGAAATATTGAAAGATTCTTCACAAAAAGACCTGACAATTCTGGAAATTCTCTATCAGGTTGGTTTCAATTCTAAATCTTCATTCAGCACTTCTTTTAAAAAACACACCGGAAAAACGCCTACGGAATTTCGGAAAAATTCATTTTAA
- a CDS encoding serine hydrolase domain-containing protein, protein MKNFLFAFLVLSSLNIFAQKNVSNSNKEKAKKIDLIINKYHDYNLFNGSALVVQNGEIVLQKNYGKADKSWNIDATSDTKFRIGSVTKQFTAMLIMRLKQEGKIKLDDKISDYLPWFSKTVGSKITIHQLLTHTSGLPNYTDFPDFKTKMVFENLSGKDFAVKYFKDNLGFESGTKQNYCNTGYYLLGLIIEEITKKPYEEVLKEKIFDVIGMKNTGIENPKEIISNYAQGYDFDYDGYQKTDYINIKTAVFSAGGMYSTANDMRKWDDALYTNILLNEENKKIYFTPNLGNYAYGLVVQKHQNFLSSGKEITTMAHSGGINGFSCNIARIPEDKIYVILLDNTRAGKRGGQLEAIIDDVFGILYNAKVDVPKPLIIFEVYKKMKSESVEIGIEYLKDLKKNKFDSYNFNGFENELNRLAYKFLGEGKPDDALKIIDYAVSEFPKSSNIYDTRGEIYFIKKDYNASKKDYQKTLELNPNNDNAKEMLSKINQILSPKN, encoded by the coding sequence ATGAAAAATTTTCTGTTTGCATTTTTGGTGCTTTCATCACTAAATATTTTTGCGCAAAAAAACGTATCCAATTCAAATAAAGAAAAAGCAAAGAAAATTGATTTGATAATTAATAAATATCACGATTACAATCTTTTTAATGGAAGTGCGTTGGTTGTTCAAAACGGCGAAATTGTATTGCAGAAAAATTATGGAAAAGCAGATAAGAGCTGGAATATTGATGCAACTTCTGACACCAAATTCAGAATTGGTTCCGTAACGAAACAATTTACAGCAATGCTGATTATGCGGTTAAAACAAGAAGGAAAAATCAAACTTGATGATAAAATCAGCGATTATCTGCCTTGGTTTAGCAAAACGGTTGGAAGCAAAATTACCATTCATCAATTATTAACACATACTTCCGGCTTACCGAATTACACCGACTTTCCTGATTTTAAAACAAAAATGGTTTTCGAAAATTTGTCGGGAAAAGATTTTGCAGTTAAATATTTCAAAGATAATCTGGGATTTGAGTCTGGAACTAAACAGAATTATTGTAACACCGGATATTATTTGCTGGGATTAATTATCGAAGAAATTACCAAAAAACCTTACGAAGAAGTTCTGAAGGAAAAAATATTTGATGTCATAGGAATGAAAAATACTGGCATTGAAAATCCGAAAGAAATCATTTCAAATTATGCCCAAGGTTATGATTTTGATTACGATGGCTATCAAAAAACAGATTACATTAATATCAAAACTGCTGTATTTTCTGCCGGTGGAATGTATAGCACGGCAAATGATATGCGAAAATGGGATGATGCTTTGTACACGAATATTTTGTTAAATGAGGAGAACAAAAAAATATATTTCACGCCAAATTTAGGCAATTACGCTTACGGTTTGGTTGTTCAAAAACATCAGAATTTTCTAAGTTCGGGAAAAGAGATTACAACAATGGCGCACAGTGGCGGAATCAACGGTTTTTCCTGCAATATTGCTAGAATTCCAGAGGATAAAATTTATGTGATTTTGCTTGATAATACCAGAGCTGGTAAAAGAGGCGGACAATTAGAAGCTATTATTGATGATGTTTTCGGGATTTTATATAATGCAAAAGTTGATGTACCGAAACCATTAATCATCTTTGAAGTTTATAAAAAAATGAAATCGGAGTCTGTAGAAATAGGAATTGAGTATTTGAAAGACTTAAAGAAAAACAAATTCGATTCTTACAATTTCAATGGTTTTGAAAATGAACTCAATAGATTGGCGTACAAATTTTTAGGCGAAGGAAAACCTGATGATGCTTTGAAAATCATTGATTATGCGGTTTCAGAATTTCCAAAATCATCTAACATTTATGATACGCGGGGCGAAATTTATTTCATTAAAAAAGATTACAACGCTTCCAAAAAGGATTATCAGAAAACGTTGG